A stretch of DNA from Cannabis sativa cultivar Pink pepper isolate KNU-18-1 chromosome X, ASM2916894v1, whole genome shotgun sequence:
ttgttgtttttatgttatttagatgctatttttatgttatttttatgtaattttcttgttgtttctatggaaaaacataaaaatgtaaaaaaaaaaaaatctataaatgtaaaaatgtaatatttttacaGAGAATGGtgctttatgtaattattcctaaaattattgggtgattttcataagaaaatgtagtatttttaaaatttactaaaagaatatatgtatattttttaattttatttttgagttCTTAAACTGGGTAGGTCCTAGGCTTGTGCTTAGCCCGCCTTAACTCAAGCCGGCTCTGATCACCTTCTTCGTATttttttatatcatttaaataatatatttataatacacaaattaataaaatatcatatattacataatatttatatttttacacttataaataaaaaaaaaatatatatattataaaaataataaaaaaattatagctAAGCACTAAAACTAACAAATTTGTTAGCTATATTTAGCTAAGCACtattgatgaaaaaaaaattgagttattTTAGCTCATTAAATGTGCTTTTATATTCCAGCTAAGGGTGTGCATAAATCAATTCAGTCTAATTAAAACTGATTGGCAAACATTGGATATCTAATTGTGATAGCGATCGGattgaatgttattttttaatatccAATTGAATCGTATCGAATGTTAGATGAAGTGTCCAAAAATCAAATACATCCAATGTTCAATCAACctcattattattttcatttagtttggacgattaattaaattttattttgttatacttaaaatatatacatatgcacgtataaaaatttaaattaaaattttactttttttttttagattggaTCGAATAAATATTGGATTTAAAAAAATGAGATAAATACGATTCGATCTAAAAAATAAtaggtctaaaatattaaaaaaaaaaaaaattgaatcaaTGCAATAGATATACATAGAATACATCTAATACATATAACTGATCTGATCGAACATCCAATCGAATGACTGAAATTAATTGAATCGGATAGcataataaaatttaacatctaatatataattagatgGAATTTGAATATACCTAAAAATATTGAATGCGGTCTAATAAATACTCTTAATCCTGACAAGACTAGCCACAGGATcaaaagtagaaaaatataGCGGTTTTTCGCTTTTATTATTTccaattattaattttggggAAGAACTTTCAAattgattattatttatttatttgaaaactaATTCCAAATTGAATTAATATGCGGTAACCTCCAAAAATGAGATGAGGCACTTGCACGGTGGGGTTTACTTTGCACATGCAAATTTGGTAGCCATCAATTCAATTATTATTAGCTGTCTTAAATCTTATAGCTGAAATTTCAACGCATAATCAATAAATGAACTATTTCAGATGATGGGCATAAATTTTGGGTAGTAGAGAAGTGATGTCGTTTTGTGTTGTGGTTATAGGAATGGAATTCAAAACAGGAGGAATTCTTTCGAAGATGGTGTATGGGGAACGACATGCCCAATACCACCAGGCAAAAATTTCACCTACATTCTCCAAGTGAAAGATCAGATTGGGAGTTTTTACTATTTCCCTTCTCTTGCATTCCACAAAGCTGCTGGTGGATTTGGAGGTATTAGAATCCTTAGCAGGCCCAGAATTCCTGTTCCTTTTCCAGACCCAGCTGGTGATTACACTCTTCTTATTGGAGATTGGTACAAGTCCAACCACACGGTAACCCACATTTCCTTATCTATCTATGTGTATGTGATCAACTTTCTTTTAAGTACATTGATAGTTTGAAATTAAATACCACCCATgttatttattagaaattagTTTTAGTGGTCAGTAGGCTAGCTGGGAGGAAAATCACTGGCCTGTGACGTGGTTGTAGTCAGTGGCGTACCAAACATAAAACTAGGGtgctatattttaattttgtaaatatttttatatttatactttttttttgtatttttcttttatattatgttttttttttataaatttattttaattatgtctTAATGTTTAAGTTTACTATCCCCTCTAATTATTTTCTCTCCTGCTGAACAAAATTCGTGAGTTCGCCCCTTGTTGTAGTCACAATAAACGTGTTTTTAGATAGACAGTAATAGTTTGTCTTTGTCTTTTTGTCCTAACCAATCTCTATATATTGTCGGTAGAACATTAATTTTCCCATTTTATTCCCAGTTATTTGGTATTAATGTTAGTACTGTTTAGACGTTATAGTTTACACATactctttaaaaattattataatattgacACTTTTACCTTTCTTCATAGTTAATAAGTTGACCAATACTTTTCGgctcagatttttcttttttcgaaAAAAGAAATGTTTCAATGATAACAGTTTGATTTGATCAGATTAAGAGTAACTATTTaaccgacatttggttggtttTTCTTCAATGATACATTATACTCGTAATTACTAATGCCACTTATTATAAGTTGTTATAAATACTTACGGCAAATGAAAAAAGGAAAACAGAAAAATGTCTTTTTTAAGTGAAACAAAGTCAACGACTCAAGCACTGTTTTAGTGCTAACTGTAATTTTAATTGTGACTTAAATTCTGGATCACTCTAacttctaatactttatatttttgtttCATTAATTACTTGAAAACTTGCAGATGCTACTAGGTGGCATAATTATTGGAGATTGAAATTTCATTTTAATGGTTTAATTTGAACAGGTCATTTAAGTGATGATGATAATTttatgtttgtgtttgtgtAGGATTTGAAAACCCATCTTGACAATGGTAATAAGTTGCCTTCTCCTGATGGAATTCTCATCAATGGTCGTGGGCCTAATGCTTATTCTCTTACTGTTGACCAAGGTAAGCTCTCAATATAAGCGTCACAATATTCACATGGAATATGCATAATAAGATTTCTCTTAATGAAATAAATATTCCCATTACAGGAAAAACTTACAGGCTTAGAATTTCAAATGTTGGGCTGCAAAATTCCCTAAACTTTCGCATTCAAAATCACAAAATGAAGTTGGTAGAAGTGGAGGGAACACATACACTCCAGACCACCTACTCCTCCCTGGATGTACACGCAGGCCAATCCTATTCCGTTCTGGTAACAGCAGACCAGCCTGGACAAGATTACTACATTGTGGTTTCCACTCGTTTCACCACTGGCCCTGACTACCTCACTACAACTGGTGTTCTTCATTATAGCAACTCTGCTGGCACAGTCTCTGGCCCACCTCCTGGTGGTCCCACCATCCAAATTGATTGGTCTTTGAACCAAGCTCGCTCTATTAGGTACATTTCATTTCCTTTCTCCCTTATCATTATTATTGTGTACCTACTCGTTATCTGATAGGACCATGTATGTGACCAATGTTTAGTTGAGGGGCCACACACATTGTTTGTTGTATACAGTTAATGCATTGCACATCAGCACATGTCTATTATATTGTTTATTGTATACTGTTGTTAGATTGCACATCAGCCCATGTTTATTAAGGCTCGTTTAGTATGCCGTATAAGGATGGTATTGTATTTTAATAGGCCGTATTgtttaaataacaaataacattaTGTTTAGATaaaatattgtattatattaattcaagactataaaatttaatataatgtgAGTTATATTATTTAGTTCATAACAAATGACTAGTATTagtttgtattataatatttacaaaaaatttgTAGTCAACCCCAACCCCGGAAATCAAACACTAATCCCAAATCCTAAACCCGAACCTCAGACCCCGAATACGAACCCCGGACCCTAGacctcgaacccagacctaaacctgaacccGGGGTCTGGTgtccaagtctgggtccggAGTCTTGGTCTGTGTCAGGGTCTGGGGTCTAGATAAGTATCCCTATCCGAGTCTGTTGTTGCACATGTCTActatattattcaataatgttttgGATACCATATGTAATGCAGGGAAAATAGAATAGTAATGGAATATTATGATGCTAAACGTGGAAAGGTTCATTAATTTTCAGGACGAATCTTACAGCAAGTGGGCCTAGGCCGAACCCACAAGGGTCGTACCATTATGGTCTTATACCCTTGGTCAAAACCTTCGTACTTGCAAGTTCGGCAGGACAAATAAATGGGAAGCAAAGATACGGATTCAACAGTGTATCTTTCATCCCAACTGATACACCCCTTAAGGTCGCTGACTTCTTCAAACTTGGAGGCTTCCGCGTGGGAAGCGTTGGCGATAGGCCAAGTGGCGGTGGGTTGTACCTTGACACAGCTGTTCTTGGAGCTGATTATAGAACTTTTGTCGAATTTGTCTTCCAAAACGATGAAGACATAGTGCAGAGCTTGCATTTGGATGGCTACTCTTTCTTTGTCGTTGGGTAAGCACATGATAATAATTTCAATTGACATGTTCGTTTCCTCTCATAATTAGGAATGGCAAAATGGGGCATTGAAATCTTTTAtttgtaataaatattttatttatttgatggcAGAATGGATGGAGGCCAGTGGACACCGTCTAGTAGGGATCAGTACAATCTCCGGGATGCAGTTTCACGTTGCACCACTCAGGTAAAGATATTgataagagaaatgctaaaaaacACCACTAGTGTCTAGCACTCTCCAAGAGTCATATCGTTATTAGTGCACAATCACAATCCTCTCACAAAACACAATACAATAGCAATCCGAAAACAAGCAATAACATGTGGAACTTAATTGGTTAACTGTGATAAAAGAATATGTGTCATGCATGACAAACTTTATTGGTGAGTGCAGGTATATCCCAAGTCATGGACTGCAATACATGTGGCTTTGGACAATGTGGGTATGTGGAACTTGAGGTCTGAGTTCTGGGCTAGACAATATTTGGGACAGCAGCTATATTTGCGTGTATATACAGCATCAACTTCTTTGAGGGATGAGTACCCAATTCCAAAGAATGCACTTCTTTGTGGAAGAGCAAGTGGAAGACGTACTCGACCCCTCTAAACAAAAGGCAACCAATTTCCAAAGACATCTAAGGTTTAAGTTGAAACTTTAGATGGTGATGATGAAGAGTAGATTAGTAATTGTTGGGCTCTCTTATTACTTCATATTATTGGTTTGGTGCGTTTTTTCATTGTGATATCGATTTAATGCCCGTATGTACCACTTACCACTCTTTCATTATTAGGTCCTCAGCTCGAGGGCACATTCTTTTTCTATATCTAAAATTTAGAATCGATTGTACTGTCCTTTTCATCTTTTGTTTGATGAGTTTCATATCGAATGAGAGGattcatatttataaattaccaatttattctcattaaatgtatatttattatttcGTGATACATACATTTCATTCATTTTTCTCTTGCAAATTGTTCAAATTTagtattttactgttttttctTTAAATGTATAGAAAACAGAATTGTTATAAAAACTCAAATCACCactttttatcatttattttccttttttaaaaaaataaattaattaactaatcTCATTGTTGAAccgtttttttattattaattattatattaaaaaaatataatgataatAAAGAAAATGACTTGTTCagcaacattaaaaaaaaaaatatatattaattaataatatttctttACTTTTCTTTCCACTAACTTTTAACAGCCTACTACTCACTTATCCATTCTCTAATCAATATATCTACAAAAAAGtctataaagaaaaagaaaaaaagagacaaaaaaaaaagggaggaaaaaggaaagagaagaaaaataatACCATATATTTTCATCTTTAAGAAAATTCTAAAGGGTAAGTTTTAGGGTTCTCACttatcttcttttcttctttcataatttttcttttttttttgtccaCTTTGATCTAGGCTTTCTAAGCTACAAAAGATCTTCAAATGTGAGATATAGCCaaagaaaaataagagaatttAATGTCTCCATGCCGTTATGCTGCCCAATTTTTCATAGATTTTAATGTTTCTCTTTAATTCTCTAAACTTCGAAAAATAAGTCAATATGGGAGTACATAATCAAATAGAATGATAAAatcttaacaaaaataaaagaattgtTATGCTGCCAAATTCTCATAAATGATTTTTATGTTTCTCTTTGATTccttaaattttagaaaataagtCAATATGGGAGTGCATAATCAAAGAGAAAGATGAAAatcttaacaaaaataaaagaattattatgctgctaaatttctcataaatgatttttatgtttctttttaattctctaaacttcaaaaaataagttaatATGGGAGTGCATAATCAAAGAAGAAgattaaaatcttaaaaagagaGAAAGGTTATGCTGTTAAATTTACcataaatttttatgttttggTTTGATTCACTAAATTTTTGAAAGTCAATGTGATAAAAatcaaagataaaaataaaaatctcgAGTAAAGAAATGCCTTCTGCAgtaaaattttcactaagaaatTGTATAGCCAAAGAAATAAAACTGTTGGTCGATTATTATATCCCTGCTTGAAATGTACAAATTGGATTGACTAAGCTAATACCTCAGCCTGCGAAGTCTAAAAGTAATTCTTGTAAGACAATTATGGTGAGGTGaggttcaaaaaaaataaagtgaatcTGAGAGTTTAATTGAATGTATGGATATATCATATATGTTCCCTcaaagtaaattaatatatgtgTGTATTTCTATTTAAGTATGGGAAAGGCATGCAGTATATATGAATGGATGAAAAAAAAACGATTCACTTCTAATATATAAAGAGGGCTATAGTCTATTAACAGTTCTAAGTCTTCTTTTATAGCCTATTAAAGAACCCATGTCTCCTGCATGTTTTGGTTACGACTCAGAAGGCAAAAAATGTGATCTCTAAATTTAAGTGAGATTATAAATAAGATTTCTTCCTAAATAAATTTTATGTctccaaaaaataaaagattaagaagatacaattatatgaactacgTTTGATTTGATCTTATTTTGGGTACGTAGACAACTTAATTGCTAAAATTAAGTACAATAACAAATCTTCAAAATTTCAAATGAGGTCATTCACTCATTAATGATTCATCTCAAAAATCCTAAATGAGGTTATTTACCTCAAAATATCCAATTGAGTTAATTCTCCACAAAGTTATCGAAGATACAAAATCTTTTAACACTCTTGAACTACGTTTGACTTGATTCCTATAAAAAGATACGTAAGCAACTTAGTTGCTAAGACTAAGTGCAAAATGGTACAAAACACAAAtcttaaaatttcataaaaattcgTATATTTAggaatttttttctaaattttcaaatagCAAAGAATTCCTGAAAGTGGCCATCTACCGGAATTTGTAAATTTTCCATAAAAATTCCGGTAGATGGCCACTTTCAGGAATTcttatattcaaattcaaaaataccGTATTTCAAACTACAAGTGGCTTGATCTTTCATAAAAAAAGTATGCAGGCAGCTCAGTTAATTAAATTGACTGAGTTTAGTTGCAATTCCAAATTcctctaattttctcaaaattcaCCTCAATATTTCATCGTAATTAGAATCAAAGGGTGTTTCCTTTAAACGAAATGattgtaattaagagattattctTATAATCTTAGATTGGTCgaactaaaattaataaactcttaCACTATAAATTTggcatatataaaattatattttacatttatttttaacacTCTAGATATGAAATTTTTGCTTAACACTCATCCTCGTATTCTTCATCTTGTTAAGTAATCACTCACAAATATTTATTCGTGACTTctgttaaaataaattatatcacAAAGGGATATATGAGATTACAAACACAGCAATAAGATCAAGACTATACATGAGAGTGACATAAGCATCAATTCTCCTTTGCATTTGATATCGTCTATCAACCTTTTGGCTGCGCCACAAGATTATTAGTTGGATGTTTATGGAAGTAAGAGAATATTTGGTAATTAGAAAAGTGTTTGGAACTAACCAAATTGTTacaatacaatttcaaaatggaatTGTAATGTACTAGACGACATGTTGTTAACATGTCGTTGAATAACATTTGCTAGGCAACGTGTCATCATTGCCATTTATACACGTGTAACAACTGTATTATACAACGCACTTTTCATGTTCAAATTAAATGTGAAGCTTATTTACACACCTACAAGGCAAGTTATAAAATTATGTAACTTATAATTACAAAttctcttatttaatttatttaatcaaataaacattCCATTATGAGACTACCTCTACCAAATTGTAATTCAATACATATACATCAAGTGATACACAATTATAATTTAGTCAACCATGTAATAAGATGTGAATTCCTAGTTAATCGTCGTACGATgtattttaacattaattagAAATGACATAAGGTTGCGTCAAAGATATACATAGGACGTTAATTCCCTAACAATTAACGTCTCATCGCTACTAAAACAAATCCCTTTCTTGCACTCACATTAGGTGAGTTAAATTTGACTTATTATAACCCATTCtctaaaatataagaaaaatttgtaaaattaatCTTCCATCAAATGAGCTAAATTTGAATTATAATACACTTTTTTAACTCAATAAATAATGCTTCAGCACTATTTATTgagatataaatattatatttatttatcgtGATCAATAAATTATCTAATATAACTACACTTTTTCCTTTATCTTCCAATACTTCACAAATGTTGAAAGTCATCACCATTTTACACGTAAATAAATCAATGGTCTCTGCAATTTGAACTAAATAAATTGGTctatttcaagaaaaaaaaagctaaaTAAATTAGTAAACAAATTCAACTTTCAAAAGTACTATTTGAAGACATGCAGGcgttttaagttttaaattgGCATAGGGTGTATAGATAAATctaattttgtaattattgaTGGgtgtaattattataaaaagtaaaattttaacaaataaaataaagtgtacTTAACATTCGGGTGTAGAAATAAATTTTAGAGTGTAAATATAATACCCCTTGTTTAATTAACGACTCTTCTTTGAAATTTAACAATTTATATTTCATTTTGGTTGATATTTTTGTCGGGATTTACTATAGTTAATATTTCAATTCAAGTAAATTTGGATACATATAATTGGATTACAAATATTACAATAATAAGTAAACTAAAAATGACAAGAGTCTTTCAATTATTCCACCCAAAGCAACTACTCCACCCAAGATGCATCCACCATCTTCGCCATGAAACTATAGCGGTCCGCAGCTTCATcgatctaattaaaaaaaatgactatTAGATATGTGCACGAAATATAAATCTCACAAGGAttactaaaatatattttagaaaaataatattaccatTTTCTTCGTTGGACGCCCAGCTCCGTGGCCTGCTTTACACTCAATACGACCAATAATTGGATTCGTCTGTGGGCTATTCTCTAAGCTCGTGCACAGAACATATTGCATAGTCTGCAAAAGGCAAGGAAAATATACAATCTTACTAGCACATTAAAATTTACTGCTATACAGGAAATTAGTAAATACTTGCCCAATGTTAATCAGCAAAAACATATTATGTCGCCTAAATTTCAGAATTTCACAAAGGGATACTAACCGCCAATAGTTTTAACGAATGTAATGGTACAACACGATCATCATGATCAGCGGTCAACAACATAGTCGATGGGTACTGGACAAGTTTATCAGAGTGCTGCTCCCATGGTCTCTTGACATTATGTAGAGGCGAGTACCTGAAAAATAGACGAAAGGAAAGTAGTAGGTACAAATttatagaacaaaaaaaaagaacataatGATGCGAATGTATGGTTATAATGTTTTCAAATAACTAGAAAATACAATACTCACTTGATAAGCCAGTGAAACTCTTCCTCCTTGTCAGAACAACCATAATCTGAAGTCCACGCGTggcctgaatttttttttttttttggacaaaTTATTATAGCAAACAATCAGCTGCAGTTTGAACTTATGCACACATTTAATTAGTTGTGTTAAAAGGTGTATATAGACTAACCTATGGTAAACTTGTGGAATCGCAGCATGTCCATTACACCAACATGAGCTAGTGCACAGCCAAAAAGATCAGGTCTCTGtaacaaaatgaaaaaatttgTTTTGTAATCAACCACGCATAAGTGAAAGAAAGCAGAAAAAACACTGAAAACCAAAATCATGAAATGTCACACCTGATTTATGCAAGCACCAACAAGAAGCCCCCCATTACTTCCACCTTCTATACACAACTTTTTAGGTTGTGAATAACCAGTAGATATGAGGTATTCAGCTGCAGAAATGAAATCATCAAAGCAATTCTGTTTCTTTGCAAGTGAGCCTGCTTTATGCCATTCCTCTCCATATTCTCCACCACCACGAATGTTTGCTATGCAGAAAACAGCACCCAGATGCCGTGAAAGTACGATACGACTTACACTGAATGAGGGggttatattaatattaaatccACCATATCCATATAACAAGCAAGGGTGTGATCCATCCAAAACAATATCCTTTCTCGCAACAATGAACATTGGTATTTTAGTACCATCTTTGCTGGGAAAAAAAACCtggaaacataaaataaaaagaacaaaacaaaattaaagcTTCATATATTAACTGAATAAGTTTATCAGAAGTCTAGGCCACAAGAATTACCTGATCAACATGGAAATCTGACCGATCAAACCCAGGAACAGCAATTTCACGAAATACCTTAATTTCTGGGGTTTCCGAGCCTAACTTGCATTGATATATTATACCAGGAGAAAGAAAACTTGTAAACCCAAAGAAAACTATATTGTCTTCACGTCTGGCAGATATCCCATGGACTGTGCCAATGTCAATGGGAAGTTGATGGATTAAGGAACCTGAATTGAGGTCCCTCACCTGCAGAACATACTTTACATCGCTCAAGTAACTTACAATCATTTGGTTACCATTAACAGCACATGCAGATTCAAGAACATCTTTGTCAGATTCTTGAAGAACATCTGTCCAAACTGTTGGTTCCTTCAGATCTACTCTGACTAGCTTATATTTAGGAGCATCTTTATTGGTCAGAAAAGTAAACGATGTGTCATCATTTGCAATGGCTTGATACTGCGCATCAAAATTATCAATAACCTTAACAAATGGTAGCATGTCATTTTTCTCCCTAAAACCTTCTAGTCCATTAGGTAGTGCAGATATGTCACAGTAGTAAAATTTGTTGACTGGGTCACAACCCTCGCTAATATCCAAAAGAACGTACTGCAATAATTGACAGAAATTAGTTTATAGTTCACACTATTTCATCTATGCTAAAATCAATTTATTGTGCACATATGCATGGCATcttaaaataaatctcataaaTCAATACTTCACTAACAAAATATTCAGATTACTAAAACATTTAGGCTATGTTTGGAAGTTGGATTTTGGTAgggaaagaaaaagataaagaaaatagtagggaaaaaagtgtagaaaatagaaaaaatcaaCTTCTTGTTTTGGTGGAAAGAAAAATTGTacagaaaaataattgattcaACAAAATTTCCCATCccatacataatttttttttattattttagcatATAATTACCTAAAAAAGATAAGTACAGTACTACACTAGAGTGCAGATAGGTCATAGAACAACTAATAATTCAAGCCTGAAAGACAATAGCTTTACAATAAAATATAGTGATGAGTACATATCAACAATTCAGAAACAAACAATGATTTCAATCATCACAATAATGGACAAAAAAAGAAATAGTATAGCGTATAGCAAATATGCTCCATCCACATCAACATAAAGAGAATGTACATGAGTTAGACAAAGCTACTCCTACCTTTCCATCATCCGTAACACTTgctccaaataaatatttaGGATTCTCAGAATCCTTCCAGCATAAAATATCTTTGGATTGGTCCGTACCCAAAAGATGATAATACATCTCATGATAAAGATTAGAATTGGTCTCCGTCCCAGCATCTATATCTCCTTCCCTGAAGAATAAACAACATTACAAATTTACAATTGATTCAATTAACCGTTAGAACCTCAAAATTGTACGTTGAAGTAAAAAAATTGCATGTCACACATAAGAAACCATTGGAATATTTTCTGCCACATAAGGAGCAAAGAACCTGCAATATCCATAAGACATTTTCCAAGGAGACACTATCATTAAAAAACCCAAGACTTCCTAATTTTTTGATGACAAAACTTCGggttttttttttgcttgaacAAAATTCCAGACAATACATTCAAGTATTCAACAATGTGAAATGGAAAATATAACTTTAAAAAGTAAACATGATTAAAAAGGCA
This window harbors:
- the LOC115714099 gene encoding L-ascorbate oxidase homolog — its product is MELLSLLLPRVKLCATLLCITASLLLTIVKAEDPYRFFDWNVTYGDIYPLGVRQQGILINGQFPGPDIHSVTNDNLIINVHNSLDEPFLLSWNGIQNRRNSFEDGVWGTTCPIPPGKNFTYILQVKDQIGSFYYFPSLAFHKAAGGFGGIRILSRPRIPVPFPDPAGDYTLLIGDWYKSNHTDLKTHLDNGNKLPSPDGILINGRGPNAYSLTVDQGKTYRLRISNVGLQNSLNFRIQNHKMKLVEVEGTHTLQTTYSSLDVHAGQSYSVLVTADQPGQDYYIVVSTRFTTGPDYLTTTGVLHYSNSAGTVSGPPPGGPTIQIDWSLNQARSIRTNLTASGPRPNPQGSYHYGLIPLVKTFVLASSAGQINGKQRYGFNSVSFIPTDTPLKVADFFKLGGFRVGSVGDRPSGGGLYLDTAVLGADYRTFVEFVFQNDEDIVQSLHLDGYSFFVVGMDGGQWTPSSRDQYNLRDAVSRCTTQVYPKSWTAIHVALDNVGMWNLRSEFWARQYLGQQLYLRVYTASTSLRDEYPIPKNALLCGRASGRRTRPL
- the LOC115714106 gene encoding uncharacterized protein LOC115714106 encodes the protein MFSYSRHTHAILKTNSPFSNLNPSLLLNPLLPSTPHHYYYCSSSTKPHFLSFKSLRSSFSNPKMGSLSILDEPLHYPTARRDDSVVDDYHGVKIADPYRWLEDPDSEETKEFVNKQVELTQSVLKVCDTREKLSEKITKLFDHPRYDPPFRRGNKVFYFHNTGLQAQDVLYVQDSLDGEPEILLDPNSLSEDGTVALSSLSVSKNGKYLAYGLSTSGSDWVTIKVMSIEDKRVETDTLSWVKFSGISWTHDSKGFFYSRYPPPKEGDIDAGTETNSNLYHEMYYHLLGTDQSKDILCWKDSENPKYLFGASVTDDGKYVLLDISEGCDPVNKFYYCDISALPNGLEGFREKNDMLPFVKVIDNFDAQYQAIANDDTSFTFLTNKDAPKYKLVRVDLKEPTVWTDVLQESDKDVLESACAVNGNQMIVSYLSDVKYVLQVRDLNSGSLIHQLPIDIGTVHGISARREDNIVFFGFTSFLSPGIIYQCKLGSETPEIKVFREIAVPGFDRSDFHVDQVFFPSKDGTKIPMFIVARKDIVLDGSHPCLLYGYGGFNINITPSFSVSRIVLSRHLGAVFCIANIRGGGEYGEEWHKAGSLAKKQNCFDDFISAAEYLISTGYSQPKKLCIEGGSNGGLLVGACINQRPDLFGCALAHVGVMDMLRFHKFTIGHAWTSDYGCSDKEEEFHWLIKYSPLHNVKRPWEQHSDKLVQYPSTMLLTADHDDRVVPLHSLKLLATMQYVLCTSLENSPQTNPIIGRIECKAGHGAGRPTKKMIDEAADRYSFMAKMVDASWVE